A genomic window from Gambusia affinis linkage group LG16, SWU_Gaff_1.0, whole genome shotgun sequence includes:
- the hltf gene encoding helicase-like transcription factor isoform X1, with translation MQFILNMFSNWWKFGRDRSTDVDLFSDGSESPAETLSQAIRAAASQEPDADGSLLFGQLRGTVVGLRYYTGVVNRGEMVGLVREPHNPYDKNAVMVTNVLGRQVGHIRKELAAAMAHVMDNNLAKVEGVVYSGTNNSFSMPVTLSFLGSEENRDAVVKHMASRGFKLDADGGGAAGAKGRSFGSPGSSFSFKKGVTIPLTAEELKNAFDNLFEGLMQSKDGEKEAAESVVTPLLPHQKQALSWMCARENEDVLPPFWEKRGDLYYNSLTCFSATEIPERVRGGILADDMGLGKTLTTIALILTNFHQGKPLPVERCDGPFSPTKAKKKALEGFKLQGSSSAVISAGVSSHCSAIPKEDVIDADVVQVEDEPQKSTSKEKHKPTKRKPSKEGPLLLEDLDFAAALSCATSETTPKKKTTEKSKLKQSVEMSVSESTDDLSAKATLIVCPLSVLSNWLDQFKQHLRFNVKVNIYLYYGSERNRSKTFLSSQDVVITTYNVLSTDFGSKSPLHGINWLRVVLDEGHIIRNPNAQMSKAVLELKAQRRWILSGTPIQNSVKDLWMLLAFLRLKPFDVREWWNRVIQRPVIQGDRAGLQNLQNLVKCITLRRTKNSEVNGRRLVSLPKKTVYVEQVELSPEERMEYNLARFEGRRTIGRYVAEGSVLRNYADVLAILMRLRQYCCHPDLIGEITADLATANTPAELRQRLVEKMRLVLASGSDEECSVCLDSIRMPVITHCAHVYCRPCIAQVISSEQKARCPLCRSEIKTSELVEFPPEEEMEDEKSVNSDRWRTSSKVQALMRNLLRQRAEDVNIKCLVVSQFTRFLTVLQTPLRDHGFSFVRLDGTVSQKKRTQIIQEFQSSAADSPKVMLLSLKAGGVGLNLTAASRVFLMDPAWNPATEEQCIDRCHRLGQKRNVVVTKFIVKDSVEENMVKIQKKKQDLVEKAFGSTNTDRKTSRVDDIKALLEM, from the exons ATGCAATTTATACT caacatgttttccaACTGGTGGAAGTTTGGAAGAGACAGATCCACCGATGTGGACCTCTTCTCAGACGGCTCTGAGTCCCCTGCAGAGACTCTGTCCCAGGCCATCAGAGCCGCTGCCTCCCAGGAGCCGGATGCAGATGGCAGCCTGTTGTTTGGCCAGCTGAGGGGCACCGTGGTCGGGCTCAGATATTACACCGGCGTG GTCAACCGAGGGGAGATGGTGGGTTTAGTACGAGAGCCTCATAATCCGTACGACAAGAACGCGGTGATGGTCACCAACGTGTTAGGCAGACAGGTGGGACACATCAGGAAGGAGCTGGCTGCAGCCATGGCGCATGTTATGGACAACAACTTGGCTAAAGTAGAGGG GGTGGTTTACTCAGGGACCAACAACAGCTTCTCCATGCCGGTCACACTGTCGTTCTTGGGGAGCGAGGAGAACAGAGACGCTGTGGTGAAGCACATGGCGAGTCGAGGGTTCAAACTGGACGCGGACGGAGGCGGAGCCGCAG GCGCAAAGGGGAGATCTTTTGGCAGCCCGGGTTCCTCGTTTTCCTTCAAGAAAGGCGTGACCATCCCGCTGACTGCAGAGGAG TTAAAGAATGCCTTTGACAACTTATTCGAGGGTTTGATGCAGAGCAAAGATGGGGAGAAAGAAGCAGCCGAG TCTGTGGTCACgccgctgctgcctcaccagaAGCAGGCGCTGTCCTGGATGTGCGCTCGGGAAAATGAAGACGTGCTGCCGCCGTTCTGGGAGAAGCGAGGCGACCTGTACTACAACAGCCTCACGTGTTTCTCCGCCACAGAAATACCAGAGAGAGTTCGGGGGGGAATACTGGCTGATGACATGGGGCTG GGTAAAACGCTAACAACCATCGCTCTGATCCTTACCAACTTCCACCAAGGGAAGCCCTTGCCTGTGGAGAGATGT GATGGGCCATTTTCACCCACCAAAGCTAAGAAAAAGGCACTGGAAGGCTTTAAACTGCAAG ggaGCAGCAGTGCAGTTATTTCAGCAGGAGTAAGTTCCCACTGCTCCGCCAT TCCAAAGGAGGACGTGATCGACGCAGACGTGGTGCAGGTAGAAGACGAGCCTCAGAAAA GCACCAGCAAAGAGAAGCACAAACCCACGAAGCGCAAACCCAGCAAAG AGGGTCCGCTGTTACTCGAAGATCTGGACTTTGCTGCTGCCTTGAGTTGCGCGACGTCGGAGACCACgccaaagaagaaaacaacagagaaaagcaAACTTAAACAGA GTGTGGAGATGTCCGTCTCCGAAAGCACAGATGACTTGTCAGCGAAGGCAACTCTCATCGTCTGTCCTCTCTCCGTGCTCAGCAACTGGCTG GACCAGTTCAAGCAGCACCTCCGGTTCAATGTGAAGGTCAACATCTATCTGTACTACGGTTCTGAGCGCAACAGGAGCAAGACCTTTCTGTCCTCTCAGGATGTGGTGATCACCACCTACAACGTCCTCTCGACCGACTTTGGC AGTAAGAGTCCTTTACATGGGATCAACTGGCTGAGGGTGGTTCTGGACGAAGGGCACATCATCCGAAACCCAAACGCACAGATGAGCAAAGCCGTGCTCGAGCTGAAAGCTCAGAGACGTTGGATTCTGTCAG gcaCTCCCATCCAGAACAGCGTGAAGGACTTGTGGATGCTGCTTGCCTTCTTGCGGCTGAAGCCCTTCGATGTGAGGGAGTGGTGGAACCGGGTCATCCAGAGGCCGGTCATACAAGGGGACAGAGCCGGCCTGCA GAACCTCCAGAACCTGGTGAAGTGCATCACCCTGAGGCGGACCAAGAACAGCGAGGTAAACGGTCGCCGCCTGGTGTCGCTGCCCAAGAAGACGGTTTACGTGGAGCAGGTGGAGCTCAGCCCGGAGGAGAGGATGGAGTACAACCTGGCCCGCTTCGAGGGAAGACGCACAATCGGCAG ATATGTAGCCGAAGGGTCCGTGTTGAGGAATTACGCCGACGTTCTCGCCATCTTGATGCGGCTGAGGCAATACTGCTGCCACCCTGATCTGATCGGGGAAATAACCGCAGATTTAG CCACAGCAAACACTCCGGCGGAGCTGCGGCAGCGGCTGGTGGAGAAAATGCGGCTGGTGTTGGCCAGCGGATCGGACGAGGAATGCTCCGTGTGTCTGGACTCCATCCGAATGCCCGTCATCACTCACTGCGCCCACGTGTACTGCCGGCCGTGCATCGCGCAAGTCATCAGCAGTGAGCAG AAGGCCCGATGTCCGCTCTGTCGAAGCGAAATCAAGACCAGTGAGCTGGTGGAGTTTCCTCCGGAGGAGGAGATGGAAGATGAGAAAAGTGTGAACTCTGACAGGTGGAGGACAAGCTCAAAG GTTCAGGCGCTGATGAGAAACCTGCTCCGGCAGCGGGCTGAGGACGTCAACATCAAGTGTCTGGTCGTCTCTCAGTTCACGCGCTTCCTCACCGTCCTTCAGACGCCGCTCAG AGACCACGGCTTTAGCTTCGTGCGTCTGGACGGCACGGTGAGCCAGAAGAAGAGAACTCAGATCATCCAGGAGTTTCAGAGCTCTGCGGCGGACAGCCCCAAAGTCATGCTTCTGTCGCTGAAAGCCGGAGGGGTGGGGCTGAACCTGACCGCAGCGTCTCGTGTTTTCCTCATGGATCCC GCCTGGAACCCGGCTACTGAAGAGCAGTGCATCGATCGCTGCCACCGTTTAGGCCAGAAGAGAAATGTTGTCGTCACCAAG TTCATTGTGAAGGATTCAGTGGAGGAGAACATGGTGAAGATCCAGAAGAAGAAGCAGGACTTGGTGGAGAAGGCGTTTGGCTCCACCAATACCGACAGGAAAACGTCTCGGGTCGATGACATCAAAGCTCTGTTGGAGATGTAG
- the hltf gene encoding helicase-like transcription factor isoform X2 codes for MFSNWWKFGRDRSTDVDLFSDGSESPAETLSQAIRAAASQEPDADGSLLFGQLRGTVVGLRYYTGVVNRGEMVGLVREPHNPYDKNAVMVTNVLGRQVGHIRKELAAAMAHVMDNNLAKVEGVVYSGTNNSFSMPVTLSFLGSEENRDAVVKHMASRGFKLDADGGGAAGAKGRSFGSPGSSFSFKKGVTIPLTAEELKNAFDNLFEGLMQSKDGEKEAAESVVTPLLPHQKQALSWMCARENEDVLPPFWEKRGDLYYNSLTCFSATEIPERVRGGILADDMGLGKTLTTIALILTNFHQGKPLPVERCDGPFSPTKAKKKALEGFKLQGSSSAVISAGVSSHCSAIPKEDVIDADVVQVEDEPQKSTSKEKHKPTKRKPSKEGPLLLEDLDFAAALSCATSETTPKKKTTEKSKLKQSVEMSVSESTDDLSAKATLIVCPLSVLSNWLDQFKQHLRFNVKVNIYLYYGSERNRSKTFLSSQDVVITTYNVLSTDFGSKSPLHGINWLRVVLDEGHIIRNPNAQMSKAVLELKAQRRWILSGTPIQNSVKDLWMLLAFLRLKPFDVREWWNRVIQRPVIQGDRAGLQNLQNLVKCITLRRTKNSEVNGRRLVSLPKKTVYVEQVELSPEERMEYNLARFEGRRTIGRYVAEGSVLRNYADVLAILMRLRQYCCHPDLIGEITADLATANTPAELRQRLVEKMRLVLASGSDEECSVCLDSIRMPVITHCAHVYCRPCIAQVISSEQKARCPLCRSEIKTSELVEFPPEEEMEDEKSVNSDRWRTSSKVQALMRNLLRQRAEDVNIKCLVVSQFTRFLTVLQTPLRDHGFSFVRLDGTVSQKKRTQIIQEFQSSAADSPKVMLLSLKAGGVGLNLTAASRVFLMDPAWNPATEEQCIDRCHRLGQKRNVVVTKFIVKDSVEENMVKIQKKKQDLVEKAFGSTNTDRKTSRVDDIKALLEM; via the exons atgttttccaACTGGTGGAAGTTTGGAAGAGACAGATCCACCGATGTGGACCTCTTCTCAGACGGCTCTGAGTCCCCTGCAGAGACTCTGTCCCAGGCCATCAGAGCCGCTGCCTCCCAGGAGCCGGATGCAGATGGCAGCCTGTTGTTTGGCCAGCTGAGGGGCACCGTGGTCGGGCTCAGATATTACACCGGCGTG GTCAACCGAGGGGAGATGGTGGGTTTAGTACGAGAGCCTCATAATCCGTACGACAAGAACGCGGTGATGGTCACCAACGTGTTAGGCAGACAGGTGGGACACATCAGGAAGGAGCTGGCTGCAGCCATGGCGCATGTTATGGACAACAACTTGGCTAAAGTAGAGGG GGTGGTTTACTCAGGGACCAACAACAGCTTCTCCATGCCGGTCACACTGTCGTTCTTGGGGAGCGAGGAGAACAGAGACGCTGTGGTGAAGCACATGGCGAGTCGAGGGTTCAAACTGGACGCGGACGGAGGCGGAGCCGCAG GCGCAAAGGGGAGATCTTTTGGCAGCCCGGGTTCCTCGTTTTCCTTCAAGAAAGGCGTGACCATCCCGCTGACTGCAGAGGAG TTAAAGAATGCCTTTGACAACTTATTCGAGGGTTTGATGCAGAGCAAAGATGGGGAGAAAGAAGCAGCCGAG TCTGTGGTCACgccgctgctgcctcaccagaAGCAGGCGCTGTCCTGGATGTGCGCTCGGGAAAATGAAGACGTGCTGCCGCCGTTCTGGGAGAAGCGAGGCGACCTGTACTACAACAGCCTCACGTGTTTCTCCGCCACAGAAATACCAGAGAGAGTTCGGGGGGGAATACTGGCTGATGACATGGGGCTG GGTAAAACGCTAACAACCATCGCTCTGATCCTTACCAACTTCCACCAAGGGAAGCCCTTGCCTGTGGAGAGATGT GATGGGCCATTTTCACCCACCAAAGCTAAGAAAAAGGCACTGGAAGGCTTTAAACTGCAAG ggaGCAGCAGTGCAGTTATTTCAGCAGGAGTAAGTTCCCACTGCTCCGCCAT TCCAAAGGAGGACGTGATCGACGCAGACGTGGTGCAGGTAGAAGACGAGCCTCAGAAAA GCACCAGCAAAGAGAAGCACAAACCCACGAAGCGCAAACCCAGCAAAG AGGGTCCGCTGTTACTCGAAGATCTGGACTTTGCTGCTGCCTTGAGTTGCGCGACGTCGGAGACCACgccaaagaagaaaacaacagagaaaagcaAACTTAAACAGA GTGTGGAGATGTCCGTCTCCGAAAGCACAGATGACTTGTCAGCGAAGGCAACTCTCATCGTCTGTCCTCTCTCCGTGCTCAGCAACTGGCTG GACCAGTTCAAGCAGCACCTCCGGTTCAATGTGAAGGTCAACATCTATCTGTACTACGGTTCTGAGCGCAACAGGAGCAAGACCTTTCTGTCCTCTCAGGATGTGGTGATCACCACCTACAACGTCCTCTCGACCGACTTTGGC AGTAAGAGTCCTTTACATGGGATCAACTGGCTGAGGGTGGTTCTGGACGAAGGGCACATCATCCGAAACCCAAACGCACAGATGAGCAAAGCCGTGCTCGAGCTGAAAGCTCAGAGACGTTGGATTCTGTCAG gcaCTCCCATCCAGAACAGCGTGAAGGACTTGTGGATGCTGCTTGCCTTCTTGCGGCTGAAGCCCTTCGATGTGAGGGAGTGGTGGAACCGGGTCATCCAGAGGCCGGTCATACAAGGGGACAGAGCCGGCCTGCA GAACCTCCAGAACCTGGTGAAGTGCATCACCCTGAGGCGGACCAAGAACAGCGAGGTAAACGGTCGCCGCCTGGTGTCGCTGCCCAAGAAGACGGTTTACGTGGAGCAGGTGGAGCTCAGCCCGGAGGAGAGGATGGAGTACAACCTGGCCCGCTTCGAGGGAAGACGCACAATCGGCAG ATATGTAGCCGAAGGGTCCGTGTTGAGGAATTACGCCGACGTTCTCGCCATCTTGATGCGGCTGAGGCAATACTGCTGCCACCCTGATCTGATCGGGGAAATAACCGCAGATTTAG CCACAGCAAACACTCCGGCGGAGCTGCGGCAGCGGCTGGTGGAGAAAATGCGGCTGGTGTTGGCCAGCGGATCGGACGAGGAATGCTCCGTGTGTCTGGACTCCATCCGAATGCCCGTCATCACTCACTGCGCCCACGTGTACTGCCGGCCGTGCATCGCGCAAGTCATCAGCAGTGAGCAG AAGGCCCGATGTCCGCTCTGTCGAAGCGAAATCAAGACCAGTGAGCTGGTGGAGTTTCCTCCGGAGGAGGAGATGGAAGATGAGAAAAGTGTGAACTCTGACAGGTGGAGGACAAGCTCAAAG GTTCAGGCGCTGATGAGAAACCTGCTCCGGCAGCGGGCTGAGGACGTCAACATCAAGTGTCTGGTCGTCTCTCAGTTCACGCGCTTCCTCACCGTCCTTCAGACGCCGCTCAG AGACCACGGCTTTAGCTTCGTGCGTCTGGACGGCACGGTGAGCCAGAAGAAGAGAACTCAGATCATCCAGGAGTTTCAGAGCTCTGCGGCGGACAGCCCCAAAGTCATGCTTCTGTCGCTGAAAGCCGGAGGGGTGGGGCTGAACCTGACCGCAGCGTCTCGTGTTTTCCTCATGGATCCC GCCTGGAACCCGGCTACTGAAGAGCAGTGCATCGATCGCTGCCACCGTTTAGGCCAGAAGAGAAATGTTGTCGTCACCAAG TTCATTGTGAAGGATTCAGTGGAGGAGAACATGGTGAAGATCCAGAAGAAGAAGCAGGACTTGGTGGAGAAGGCGTTTGGCTCCACCAATACCGACAGGAAAACGTCTCGGGTCGATGACATCAAAGCTCTGTTGGAGATGTAG
- the LOC122846228 gene encoding serine/threonine-protein kinase PAK 2-like, whose product MCDSGVCEDKPPAPPVRMSSQGGGAKDPQSANHNSRPLPSAPEEKKPRNKIISMFDKGSKKKDKDKDRPEISSPSDFEHTIHVGFDSVTGEFTGMPEQWARLLQNSNISPSEQKQNPQAVLDVLKFYDSTSGKQKYLSVSASDKDSQLPGKKGTATSPSARDDDDDDDDDTPPPVVAPRPPYTTSVYTKPTPETESPKAADRQKAKGGKMTDEEIMEKLRSIVSVGDPKKKYTRFEKIGQGASGTVYTAIDVATGQEVAIKQINLQKQPKKELIINEILVMKELKNPNIVNFVDSFLVGDELFVVMEYLAGGSLTDVVTETCMDEAQIAAVCREVLQALEFLHANQVIHRDIKSDNVLLGMDGSVKLTDFGFCAQITPEQNKRSTMVGTPYWMAPEVVTRKAYGPKVDIWSLGIMAIEMVEGEPPYLNENPLRALYLIATNGTPELQNPEKLSPIFRSFLSSSLEMDVEKRGSGKELLQHPFLKQAKPLSSLTPLILAAKEAMKSNR is encoded by the exons ATGTGTGACAGCGGAGTGTGTGAGGACAAGCCCCCCGCTCCCCCTGTCAGGATGAGTAGCCAAGGAGGAGGAGCCAAGGACCCCCAGTCGGCCAATCACAACTCTCGGCCGCTGCCGTCTGCCCCGGAGGAGAAGAAGCCCAGGAACAAAATCATCTCCATGTTTGATAAAG GATCTAAGAAGAAGGATAAGGACAAAGACAGGCCTGAAATCTCTTCCCCGTCAGACTTTGAACACACCATCCATGTTGGTTTTGATTCTGTCACTGGTGAATTCACT GGAATGCCGGAGCAGTGGGCCCGGCTCCTTCAGAACTCCAACATCAGTCCATCGGAGCAGAAACAGAACCCGCAGGCCGTCCTGGACGTTCTCAAGTTCTACGACTCCACCAGCGGAAAGCAGAAATACCTGAGTGTTTCTGCTTCAG ATAAAGATTCTCAGTTG CCGGGCAAGAAAGGTACGGCTACTTCTCCGTCAGCCAGAGACGACGATGATGACGACGACGATGATACGCCGCCTCCGGTCGTGGCGCCACGGCCACCGTACACAACATCC gtgtACACGAAGCCGACCCCAGAAACAGAAAGTCCAAAGGCAGCTGACCGACAGAAAGCAAAGGGAGGCAAGATGACTGATGAAGAAATAATGGAGAAGCTGA gAAGTATTGTCAGTGTCGGAGACCCGAAAAAGAAATATACTCGCTTCGAAAAGATCGGCCAGGG ggcCTCTGGTACAGTTTACACAGCCATAGATGTCGCCACAGGACAAGAG GTGGCCATCAAGCAGATCAACCTGCAGAAGCAGCCAAAGAAGGAGCTTATCATCAATGAAATCCTGGTCATGAAAGAGCTGAAGAACCCCAACATTGTCAACTTCGTAGACAG TTTCCTGGTTGGGGACGAGCTCTTCGTGGTGATGGAGTATCTGGCCGGCGGCTCTCTAACTGATGTTGTGACGGAGACGTGCATGGATGAGGCTCAGATCGCTGCCGTCTGCAGAGAG GTCCTTCAGGCTTTGGAGTTTCTTCATGCCAACCAGGTCATCCACAGAGACATCAAGAGCGACAACGTACTTCTCGGGATGGACGGATCAGTCAAACTCA ccgACTTCGGCTTCTGCGCTCAGATCACCCCGGAGCAGAACAAGCGCAGCACCATGGTGGGAACGCCATACTGGATGGCTCCAGAGGTGGTGACCAGGAAGGCTTACGGACCCAAAGTGGACATTTGGTCTCTGGGGATCATGGCCATAGAAATGGTGGAGGGGGAGCCTCCATATCTCAACGAGAATCCTCTCCGG GCGTTGTATTTAATCGCCACCAACGGGACTCCTGAGCTGCAGAACCCAGAGAAGTTGTCTCCCATCTTCAGGTCCTTCCTGTCCAGCTCTCTGGAGATGGACGTGGAAAAACGAGGGTCCGGCAAAGAGTTGCTGCAG CATCCCTTCCTGAAGCAGGCGAAACCTCTGTCCAGTCTAACCCCTCTCATCCTGGCAGCCAAGGAGGCAATGAAGAGCAATCGCTAA